In Phaseolus vulgaris cultivar G19833 chromosome 7, P. vulgaris v2.0, whole genome shotgun sequence, the genomic stretch tttataaaataatctttaatttagtcaatatatatatttcataatcATTTCATTTAAGTTTAATGCAATACTCTCTGACTTttgatatatgattttttttttcagaaactgAACACCAATTCGATGCCAAAAATATTGATTGGGGTTTCTCACAATTCATACCTTTAGATGAACTTCATAACCCTAAGAATGGATTCATAGTGAATGATACTTGCATAATTGAAGTTGAGATTTTGGTGAGTAAGTTAAAACAAGAGAATGAAGTAGATAAACCAGACAACAAGATTAAGGATATACTTACCAAACATATTGATAAACCTTTACCTAAAGAAACATTCACAACATTTGGTGAAACATTGGATTTGAAGGGTTTAGGCAAAATAGAACAACATTTTTTTCCACTATTAGAACAAGTATGTTCAAAACATCCTTCACTTCTCAACAGTCAAAAGAAGAGAACCCTTGAGTATGTTGAATGGGCATTCACAGCTTTAGGTAGAGTTCTGCATTTTCTCAAGACTAAAATGGTGAAAGATATGGATGAAGATGCATGTAATCATCTCCAAATTCTATGGGAGGAACTTGAGACATTCAAATTTGATTTGACTTGGTTGGAACCCCATGTTCAATCAGCCTTGAACATGAAAAATTACAAGGAGAGAAGTGTTGAAGTGAAAAAATTGAAGGAAAATGTGTCTTCTTTGGAGATGGAAACAAAGATGCTTGAGGAAAAAATGATAGAAACAAAGGTAAATCTTGAAATAGCAAGAAGAGAATTGACCAAAATAAGTGAAGGCTTTGTAGAATATAATTTGGATGATGGGTTAGCATATGGAGGCTAATAGATTTGTTACAAAAATCGTTGTATGCTATTAAGTTCAGACACTTCTTTTAAATAATGTATCGGTATCGAATACACGTATCGAACATCGATACTCATAGTACATATGTCCGTGAAGTGTCTGTGCTAcataattatatgtaatataagAAGTGTGTAGATGTAAATATTTGAATATGATTATGGTGGACTTTCACAATTCTATAGTACATAATAATTGATAATTACTGTAATCCATCATTTGAAAAAGTGTTTGATACTTCATTATTATggcaaatattaaaaaaatcattaaataaaaattaagtttagatattaaaataattacttactACTTGgttaaattagaaatcattttataaattagagaaattattagtatttaaattagtttttattattaataaaaaattataaaataatttttaaattcattataagaaaataattgaatagaaactaattttaaatattaaaatagttagttactatattgacagagactattttataaactaataaattattaatatctaaaatagtttcaaatattattaataaaaatttataaagtagtttcaaaattgatatttaacCATTAACTACCTaagttttagagactaattctagaatttaaaatattaatagttaaaatcttgatagttaatttaaatatcaattttaaaattattttgtaatattttattaataataaaaatcactttaaatactaataatttgtaatatctaatatagtatataatttaatcaatataataattaattattttttatttttaattttaatcactattttatattttttttatagtaatttaTCAACTCCCAACATTTTAACTCAAACTCAAAAAGTTACCAATGTAATCATGGTTATAGAGTGTAATCATGGTTCACAGTATATGCATCTagtgtaaaaaatattacaataattataaaaattaggagaaaaagttaatatagaaattgttttagtttttgTAATAATCATTGAGATGGGAGAAAATGAATTAAGGAGGTA encodes the following:
- the LOC137830695 gene encoding protein RESTRICTED TEV MOVEMENT 3-like, with the protein product MEKENNKDKMFEKYTWTIKDFSKLGSHKLFSQKFSIDDHLWRILIFPKGLNNMNHLSIYLDGGASVGNLAEGWKKFINFKLALINQINHKMTKTRETEHQFDAKNIDWGFSQFIPLDELHNPKNGFIVNDTCIIEVEILVSKLKQENEVDKPDNKIKDILTKHIDKPLPKETFTTFGETLDLKGLGKIEQHFFPLLEQVCSKHPSLLNSQKKRTLEYVEWAFTALGRVLHFLKTKMVKDMDEDACNHLQILWEELETFKFDLTWLEPHVQSALNMKNYKERSVEVKKLKENVSSLEMETKMLEEKMIETKVNLEIARRELTKISEGFVEYNLDDGLAYGG